TCCGATTGCTGGTTCGCCCCGCACGGGAACAGGGCGGCACCGGATCGCAGACAAGTTGGGGACAGAGCAAATTTGCTGCGCAAATCTTGGTCTGTCCCGCAAAGACATTACTTTGCGCGAGCAGCCACGATGGCTTCGGCAACGTTGCGCGGAGCTTCGGCGTAGTGCTTGAACTCCATCGTGTACGTGGCGCGGCCTTGCGACATCGAGCGCAGCGTGGTCGAGTAGCCGAACATTTCCGACAGCGGCACTTCGGCCTTGATGGACTTGCCGCCACCGATCATGTCGTCCATGCCCTGCACCATGCCGCGGCGTGAGGACAGGTCGCCCATCACGTTGCCGGCGTAGTCTTCGGGCGTTTCGACTTCCACGGCCATCATCGGCTCGAGGATCACGGGGCTGGCCTTGCGGGCGCCTTCCTTGAAGCCGAAGATCGCGGCCATCTTGAAGGCCATTTCGTTCGAGTCCACGTCGTGGTACGAACCGAAGTGCAGCGTGACCTTGACGTCGACGACGGGGTAGCCCGCGAGCACGCCTTGCGTCAGCGCTTCGACAACGCCCTTTTCCACCGCGGGGATGTATTCGCGCGGAACCACACCACCCTTGATGGCGTCCACGAACTCGAAGCCCTTGCCGGCTTCCTGCGGCTCGAGCTTCAGGATGACGTGGCCGTACTGGCCCTTGCCGCCCGACTGGCGAACGAACTTGCCTTCGGCATCTTCGACGGTCTTGCGGATCGTTTCGCGGTAGGCAACCTGGGGCTTGCCCACGTTGGCTTCCACGCCGAACTCGCGCTTCATGCGGTCCACGATGATTTCAAGGTGGAGCTCGCCCATGCCGGCGATGATGGTCTGGCCCGATTCCTCGTCGGTCTTGACGCGGAACGAAGGATCTTCCTGGGCGAGGCGCTGCAGGGCGATGCCCATCTTTTCCTGGTCGGCCTTGGTCTTGGGCTCGACAGCCTGCGAGATCACCGACTCCGGGAACACCATGCGCTCGAGCGTCACGATGGCCGCGGGATCACACAGGGTTTCGCCGGTGGTCACTTCCTTCAGGCCCACGCAGGCGGCGATGTCGCCGGCGCGGATTTCGTTCACTTCTTCGCGGTTGTTGGCGTGCATCTGCACGATACGGCCGATGCGCTCCTTCTTGCCGCGCACCGGGTTGTAGACGCTATCGCCCTTGGTCAGCACGCCCGAATAGACGCGCACGAAGGTCAGCTGGCCCACGAACGGGTCGGTCATCAGCTTGAATGCGAGAGCCGAGAACTTCTCGCTGTCGTCAGCCTTGCGGGTGACAGGCGCTTCGTCTTCGTCCAGGCCGTTGACCGGCGGAATGTCCGTCGGCGCCGGCATGTATTCGATGACGGCGTCGAGCATGGCCTGCACGCCCTTGTTCTTGAAGGCCGAGCCGCACAGCATCGGCTGGATTTCGCCCGCGATGGTGCGCTGGCGGATGGCCTTCTTGATTTCTTCCTCGGTCAGCTCGTTGCCTTCGAGGTACTTGTTCATCAGCTCTTCGCTCGCTTCGGCAGCGGCTTCGACGAGCTTTTCGCGGTATTCGTTGCAGACGTCGGTCAGGTTCGCGGGGATTTCACCGTAGGTGAAGGTCACGCCCTTGTCCTCGTCCCAGATGATCGCCTTCATCTTCACGAGGTCGACGATGCCCTGGAAGTGCTCTTCGGCACCGATCGGGATCTGGATCACGACGGGGTTGGCCTTCAGGCGGTCCACCATCATCTGGCGCACGCGCAGGAAGTCGGCGCCGGTGCGGTCCATCTTGTTGACGAACGCGAGACGCGGAACCTTGTACTTGTTGGCCTGGCGCCAGACGGTTTCCGACTGGGGCTGCACGCCGCCGACCGCGTCGTACACCATGACGGCGCCGTCGAGCACGCGCATCGAGCGCTCGACTTCAATCGTGAAGTCCACGTGGCCCGGGGTGTCGATGATGTTGATGCGGTGTTCTTCGAACTTGCCGGCCATGCCCTTCCAGAAGCAGGTGGTCGCAGCCGAGGTGATCGTGATGCCACGCTCCTGCTCTTGCTCCATCCAGTCCATCGTGGCGGCGCCATCGTGCACTTCACCGATCTTGTGGTTCACACCGGTGTAGAACAGGATGCGCTCGGTCGTCGTGGTCTTGCCGGCGTCGATGTGCGCGGAGATGCCGATGTTGCGGTAGCGCTCGATGGGGGTCTTGCGGGACATGATTTACTTTCGGGTTAAATGCGT
The Variovorax sp. OAS795 genome window above contains:
- the fusA gene encoding elongation factor G, with amino-acid sequence MSRKTPIERYRNIGISAHIDAGKTTTTERILFYTGVNHKIGEVHDGAATMDWMEQEQERGITITSAATTCFWKGMAGKFEEHRINIIDTPGHVDFTIEVERSMRVLDGAVMVYDAVGGVQPQSETVWRQANKYKVPRLAFVNKMDRTGADFLRVRQMMVDRLKANPVVIQIPIGAEEHFQGIVDLVKMKAIIWDEDKGVTFTYGEIPANLTDVCNEYREKLVEAAAEASEELMNKYLEGNELTEEEIKKAIRQRTIAGEIQPMLCGSAFKNKGVQAMLDAVIEYMPAPTDIPPVNGLDEDEAPVTRKADDSEKFSALAFKLMTDPFVGQLTFVRVYSGVLTKGDSVYNPVRGKKERIGRIVQMHANNREEVNEIRAGDIAACVGLKEVTTGETLCDPAAIVTLERMVFPESVISQAVEPKTKADQEKMGIALQRLAQEDPSFRVKTDEESGQTIIAGMGELHLEIIVDRMKREFGVEANVGKPQVAYRETIRKTVEDAEGKFVRQSGGKGQYGHVILKLEPQEAGKGFEFVDAIKGGVVPREYIPAVEKGVVEALTQGVLAGYPVVDVKVTLHFGSYHDVDSNEMAFKMAAIFGFKEGARKASPVILEPMMAVEVETPEDYAGNVMGDLSSRRGMVQGMDDMIGGGKSIKAEVPLSEMFGYSTTLRSMSQGRATYTMEFKHYAEAPRNVAEAIVAARAK